In Neodiprion pinetum isolate iyNeoPine1 chromosome 6, iyNeoPine1.2, whole genome shotgun sequence, one genomic interval encodes:
- the LOC124222296 gene encoding uncharacterized protein, with translation MSKSRTVYQHNVHKFQRSLLNLEISDAHATIVKYQNILLSLENDILIELPVEVSKKFFDTQYLKLEPAFNAYKAANINKLANLINNKKRPTSNSIDSTFENWIVNLSNTDIPVNVTDVLKMGPKYSIPFKPNCIPTNKFISDFESKISFISSDSRNTARQDFTNTIKKFINTPSPLHADKNILHKIKETKIFQNNNQDLLFLKADKGNTTVVMNKQMYEDKMLQQLSNNNSYKVVRYDLTCTLQQEVKKLTTDWSKSKLISDQLRRQIAKTDCLPLRAYGLPKIHKPDTPVRIIVSFTDSPTINLARFLSQCIGNNIVPPLSRVRDSFALINAIRDFRLPPDHILVSLDVVSLFTNVPQDLAINAVRQRWHQLVDEIPVPLNELLKALHICFKAAIFKFNHNIYAQTYGLPMGSPLSPILSDLVLDDLEQYCLNKLDFKPSFFFRYVDDIITAVPSDKVAEMLSVFNSFHPRLQFTSELESNHRISFSDVLIINDNQFIKTDWFHKATWSQRYLNYHSHHPRSYKIGTINCLVDRAIRLSSMEFHKKNLSLIQQVLSKNDYPPRLLNKHVQFKYDSSLSSTSPNNNIHVTTTQTNQKSYISIPYVAGLFESLNRTSSKYKIQFVGKCAHDLSSMFDSGKDPYPWVCALV, from the coding sequence ATGTCTAAGTCGCGTACTGTTTACCAACATAATGTACACAAATTTCAAAGGTCGTTACTTAATCTCGAGATCAGTGATGCTCACGCGACCATCgtcaaatatcaaaatattttgttgtcGCTTgagaatgatattttaattgaattacCTGTTgaagtgtcaaaaaaattcttcgacacACAATACCTGAAATTGGAACCGGCCTTCAACGCTTACAAGGCGGCTAACATCAACAAGTTAGCTAATCTGATTAACAACAAAAAACGTCCCACTTCTAATTCAATTGACTCGacctttgaaaattggatcgTGAACCTTAGCAATACGGATATTCCTGTCAATGTTACCGACGTGCTAAAAATGGGACCCAAATATAGCATTCCTTTTAAGCCTAACTGCATCCCAACCAACAAATTTATCTCTGATTTCGAATCAAAGATTTCCTTCATTTCTTCTGATTCTCGTAATACGGCCCGCCAAGATTTTACCAACACTataaaaaagttcatcaacaCCCCTTCTCCCCTTCACGCTGACAAGAATATCCTTCACAAAATTAAAGAAACTAAGATCTTTCAAAATAACAACCAGGACTTACTTTTCTTGAAGGCTGACAAGGGAAACACGACTGTTGTGATGAACAAACAAATGTACGAGGATAAAATGTTGCAACAACTCTCTAACAACAACTCTTACAAAGTTGTTAGATACGATCTCACCTGTACCTTGCAACAAGAAGTCAAAAAACTAACAACGGATTGGTCTAAAAGCAAACTCATCTCTGATCAACTTAGACGTCAAATTGCAAAAACTGATTGCCTACCACTTAGAGCCTACGGGCTACCGAAAATTCACAAACCGGATACACCGGTAAGAATTATAGTTTCTTTCACTGATAGTCCGACCATCAATCTGGCTCGTTTCCTCAGTCAATGTATAGGTAACAACATCGTACCTCCCTTGTCACGGGTAAGAGATAGTTTTGCTCTGATAAATGCTATTAGGGACTTTCGTCTCCCACCTGATCATATTTTAGTTTCGCTGGATGTTGTGTCATTGTTCACAAATGTTCCACAAGATCTTGCAATCAACGCTGTTAGACAGCGCTGGCATCAGTTGGTGGACGAAATTCCGGTCCCACTTAACGAACTCTTAAAAGCATTGCACATATGTTTTAAGGCTgccatatttaaatttaatcataACATATATGCTCAAACTTATGGTTTACCGATGGGCTCACCGCTCTCTCCAATTTTGTCTGATTTGGTTTTGGATGATCTTGAACAATATTGTCTCAACAAACTAGACTTCAAGccttcattctttttcagatATGTAGACGACATAATTACAGCTGTCCCTTCAGATAAAGTTGCAGAAATGCTTTCCGTCTTCAACAGTTTCCATCCGAGACTACAATTTACCTCTGAATTAGAGTCTAATCACCGAATTAGCTTTTCAGATGTCCTGATCATCAATGATAACCAGTTTATTAAAACTGATTGGTTTCATAAGGCTACTTGGTCACAAAGGTATTTAAATTACCATTCTCACCATCCCAGATCatacaaaattggaacgattaaTTGCTTAGTTGACAGAGCGATCCGACTCTCAAGTAtggaatttcacaaaaaaaatttgtccttgattcagcaggtactaAGTAAAAACGACTATCCACCTCGCCTGCTCAACAAACATGTACAGTTTAAATACGATTCCAGCTTGTCATCGACCAGCCCTAACAATAATATCCATGTAACTACTACACAAACCAATCAAAAAAGCTATATTTCCATCCCATACGTCGCGGGGTTGTTTGAGTCACTCAACAGAACATCCTCtaagtacaaaattcaatttgtgggTAAATGTGCACATGATCTATCCTCGATGTTTGATTCGGGTAAGGACCCTTACCCCTGGGTATGCGCTCTGgtgtag